A single region of the Nitrosomonas sp. Is79A3 genome encodes:
- a CDS encoding alpha/beta fold hydrolase, translating to MKTTIALCFGVFALLMGCTTADTAQESKGEKSVQSLNNSIEAKTLPANKYNLITEDIFDKAYQSEIVKYWDGYGKNGNFSGIDGVEIKYKTFIRNDEKGAIVISSGRTEGYIKYQELVYDLGKQGYSIYIMDHRGQGFSGRMTQNKQMGHVKKFDDYVEDLKYFVDNVVKQIPHKNIFLLGHSMGGGIATLYIEKYPDDFKAAALSSPMHEPGDRLLFINEGCGAVRATRWWRENVFGISEPRYVALKGDYSRPACTGSEDDLTHSIVRCTKVADLYENKNFHDVKLGGPSTHWAAEACEIAVELRSKKETNKIKIPVLVLQAGDDKAVNSDGQNEFCNNLQSNPNKRRCFGDKPQIIPGAYHELFIEKDEFRIPALTKILDFFVENH from the coding sequence ATGAAGACAACCATAGCTTTATGTTTCGGTGTTTTTGCATTACTTATGGGATGTACCACAGCCGATACCGCTCAGGAGTCGAAAGGAGAAAAGTCGGTTCAAAGTCTAAACAATTCAATCGAAGCAAAGACATTGCCCGCTAACAAATACAATCTAATCACGGAAGATATATTTGATAAGGCTTATCAGAGTGAAATAGTGAAATACTGGGATGGTTATGGTAAGAACGGCAATTTTTCTGGGATAGATGGAGTGGAAATAAAATACAAGACATTTATTAGAAATGATGAAAAAGGAGCCATTGTCATTTCTAGCGGTCGGACGGAGGGGTATATCAAATACCAGGAATTAGTATATGACCTAGGCAAACAGGGTTACTCTATATATATAATGGATCATCGTGGTCAGGGTTTTTCGGGAAGGATGACACAGAACAAGCAAATGGGTCATGTAAAAAAATTTGACGATTATGTAGAGGATCTGAAATATTTCGTTGACAATGTTGTAAAACAGATTCCTCATAAAAATATATTTTTACTTGGACACTCGATGGGTGGTGGTATTGCAACACTTTATATTGAGAAATATCCTGACGATTTTAAAGCAGCGGCGCTGTCATCTCCAATGCACGAACCAGGAGATCGTTTGCTTTTCATTAATGAAGGTTGTGGAGCAGTTCGGGCGACTCGTTGGTGGAGAGAAAATGTTTTTGGGATTAGTGAGCCTAGATATGTGGCTCTGAAAGGTGATTACAGTAGACCAGCATGCACTGGAAGTGAAGACGATTTAACACATAGCATTGTACGTTGCACAAAGGTCGCCGATCTTTATGAAAATAAAAACTTCCATGATGTGAAACTGGGGGGGCCTTCAACACATTGGGCTGCTGAAGCTTGTGAAATTGCAGTAGAATTAAGATCTAAGAAAGAAACTAATAAAATTAAGATACCTGTACTGGTCTTACAGGCTGGTGATGATAAAGCAGTAAATTCGGATGGCCAAAATGAGTTTTGTAATAACCTCCAAAGCAACCCCAATAAACGTCGATGTTTTGGTGATAAACCGCAAATCATTCCAGGTGCCTACCATGAGCTTTTTATTGAAAAAGACGAATTTCGTATACCAGCATTAACCAAAATTTTGGATTTCTTTGTGGAAAATCATTAA
- a CDS encoding recombinase family protein, whose amino-acid sequence MELVGYARVSSTGQSLDVQVDKLNKSQCDKIYQEKRSGVTANRPELKNCLDYVREGDVLIITKLDRLARSTVDLHNILKQLNHKGVGFRVIDQSIDTTSPTGKLLFGILASIAEFETELRKERQMEGIKKAKENGIAFGRKSKLKDKQVEEMQQKRSEGILIKDLMATYKLSKASVYRLLTTEAQT is encoded by the coding sequence ATGGAATTAGTTGGATATGCTCGGGTAAGCAGCACAGGCCAATCTCTTGACGTGCAAGTAGATAAGCTTAACAAAAGTCAATGTGACAAGATCTATCAAGAAAAGAGATCAGGTGTAACTGCTAACAGGCCAGAGTTAAAAAACTGTCTGGATTACGTTCGAGAAGGCGATGTATTAATTATCACTAAGCTTGATAGGCTTGCTCGATCTACCGTTGATCTTCACAATATCCTGAAACAATTAAATCATAAGGGAGTGGGCTTCCGAGTTATTGATCAATCGATTGATACAACCAGTCCAACAGGAAAATTACTTTTTGGGATATTGGCCAGTATTGCTGAGTTTGAAACAGAACTTCGAAAAGAACGCCAAATGGAGGGTATAAAAAAGGCTAAAGAGAATGGAATTGCTTTTGGACGTAAATCCAAATTAAAAGATAAGCAAGTTGAGGAAATGCAACAGAAACGTTCTGAAGGGATTTTGATAAAAGATTTAATGGCAACGTATAAATTATCTAAAGCTTCGGTATATAGATTACTAACAACAGAGGCCCAAACTTAG